A window of Parafrankia irregularis contains these coding sequences:
- a CDS encoding alkaline phosphatase PhoX — protein MVDRRSFIRSAFVGAGVMAFSGTALEVAMAAPAQPGTSPYGALLAADANGVLLPSGFTSRIIARSGQTVSGTSYTWHNAPDGGACYTNGTGWMYVSNSEVGSSSGGASVLRFNSSGTVTSAQRILSGTSSNCAGGATPWGTWLSCEETSTGRVWETYPATGATAVARPAMGRFAHEAAACDPVRQVIYLTEDNSNGCFYRFRPTTWGNLSSGTLEVLCAGSGTSGTATWQTVPDPDGSPTATRNQVSAAKHFNGGEGVHYANDTVWWTTKGDNRVWKLNCATNAFELTYDDSLVTSGTAPLTGVDNITGSSYGDLYVAEDGGNLEICIITPTEVVAPILRLSGHGSSEITGPAFSPDGTRLYFSSQRGTTGSSSGGITFEVTGPFRT, from the coding sequence ATGGTCGACCGGCGGTCATTCATACGTTCCGCATTTGTCGGTGCGGGCGTTATGGCCTTCTCCGGAACTGCTCTGGAGGTCGCCATGGCGGCCCCCGCGCAGCCCGGAACGAGCCCTTACGGGGCTCTGCTCGCGGCGGATGCCAATGGTGTTCTGCTGCCGTCCGGATTCACCAGCAGAATTATCGCGAGGTCCGGCCAGACGGTGTCCGGGACGAGCTACACCTGGCACAACGCTCCGGACGGCGGGGCCTGCTACACGAATGGCACCGGCTGGATGTACGTGTCGAACTCGGAGGTCGGCAGCAGCTCCGGCGGCGCCTCGGTACTGCGCTTCAACTCGTCCGGGACCGTCACCTCGGCCCAGCGCATCCTTTCCGGCACGAGCAGCAACTGTGCCGGTGGCGCCACCCCGTGGGGCACCTGGCTGTCCTGCGAGGAGACCTCCACCGGGCGGGTGTGGGAGACCTACCCGGCGACCGGCGCCACCGCTGTCGCCCGGCCGGCCATGGGCCGCTTCGCCCACGAGGCCGCGGCCTGCGACCCCGTCCGTCAGGTGATCTACCTGACGGAAGACAACTCGAACGGCTGCTTCTACCGGTTCCGGCCGACGACCTGGGGCAACCTGTCGAGCGGAACCCTGGAGGTGCTGTGCGCCGGGTCCGGCACCTCGGGCACCGCGACCTGGCAGACCGTCCCCGACCCGGACGGCTCGCCGACCGCGACCCGCAACCAGGTCTCCGCGGCGAAGCACTTCAACGGCGGCGAGGGCGTCCACTACGCGAACGACACCGTGTGGTGGACCACCAAGGGTGACAACCGGGTCTGGAAGCTGAACTGCGCCACCAACGCGTTCGAGCTGACCTACGACGACTCGCTGGTGACCAGCGGCACCGCGCCGCTGACCGGCGTGGACAACATCACCGGTTCCAGCTACGGCGACCTGTACGTCGCCGAGGACGGCGGCAACCTGGAGATCTGCATCATCACGCCGACCGAGGTCGTGGCGCCGATCCTGCGCCTGTCCGGCCACGGCTCGTCGGAGATCACCGGGCCGGCGTTCTCCCCGGACGGCACCCGGCTCTACTTCTCCTCCCAGCGCGGCACCACCGGATCGTCCTCCGGCGGCATCACCTTCGAGGTGACCGGGCCGTTCCGGACCTGA